AGAAACAGTCCAACCAATAAGCAAGGGAACATCAAACATGTAGGTCTAGCTCAAACAGTTTGTATAATTTTTAGACCAGAACAGAAGTTCCATAGAAATGATAGGTATTGAAAAAGAAGAACCAAACTAGATCTTGCAAATAAAGAGATAAATCCTAATGGGGTGTATATGTCATTGAGTTGGTTATTAATGTCTACatgtgggttataatagtttgtgtttgcgCTGTAGACTATTTTAATTTGGGTTATAGCAGTCTTTGTTTCgtgtgtaaactattttagtatggataggaaatagtaaacaccgtatgaaagagagaaaaagagaatgagTAGGAAATAATAGTAAACATAGTAACAAAGAAggatttgaaataataataatgtagtTACTTGTAGGTCATAATAATTGGAAACACCACCTCTAACAATTGGAGCCCCAAACATGACAACCCACTCCACCAACTTGAGGAAAGCTAGACGCCCTAAGGACATTCTTTTATATTCATGCTACCACTTGTGAAAGTCCTCTATCTCTCTGGAAACAATGCTTTCATTTTGTTAATAGTTCTACATTCTCGAGGTTTCTCAAGAGTCTCACTAATATCTCTTACTAAATTCTCCCCATAACTACGTACTTTACCTACTTGAGCCATCTCTATCATTGTATTTGTATACAGTTTTTTTCTCTGTGACTTCTTGACACactttatccaattttatataCTCCTAGAACACAATGGGTCCCTTTATCTTGGAAATCCACCCATCTCAATTGCCCCTGTCAATTAGCAATAGCAAGTACAACAAGAGAAACGGTGACACGATCATAGAATTCTTAATTTTCTTGGAATCAATCCGTGCAACATTGCTAAAAATAAAGATTGCTCAGGAATGTAAACAAATTCTCCTTAAGTTGTGCTTTTTTACCTGACCGTTAATTACCCATGTTGGGAAGCCTTCAATTCCAACTTCTGAACAAGCTTTCTCTATCATAGTGCCTTTATGATATCCATTGGGGAAACACTCTACATAGTCTAATAGTTTTGCTGCCTCACGTCCAAACATCTGTATTGACAGACGGATAGCATAATTGATAAATATGTTGTTTGCATCACAAAACAACGCTAAGAGGGAAAGAAATCATTGTCTTGCAAGCAAATTCAAGAGCCTAAACGTAAAAATGAAGCAATAGTGATGATCACATGTACAGTTAAAAATCTATTGATATTTTAATGGTGTAGCTGTGAAGGCTCAGCGACGCGTTGCCGCCACATATTATGTTGTCATATTACTGAATCAAGTCATTACCATTTTACAAATGGAGAAATTACCTCTTTCTGTTCAACACAATGTGAACACCAAAAAGCTCCATACATTTTGGCCCCGATGGACTGCAAATGCCTTGCAAGGGAAATGGCCAGAGGGCTTGATGGCTTTGTTAGCTCAGTTTCAAAGTATGGCAGGTCAAGTTCAGCAGCACTGtaaagccaaaaaaaaaaaaaaaaaaaaaaaaaaaaaaacttcacatAAGGTGATAAGAAAGGAACCAAAATGAAGCCAAAGATCAATCACAAAAcaacacaaagaaaatggataTAGATGATAGAtcatttgagattaattagtaaagaaaacaaaaaatatcgACCACATTAATCTAACGTTCCAAAACAATATTGAAATGATTCATAACACCAAAGATTAAGATAGCTCCCAACTCCTAAGTAATCGAGGTTAAAAGAATTAGCATTCTAAGGTCAATGATGACAGGGAATCAAAACCAAAGGATACATAGAAGATAAATTCACAGTTTATGGAAACACCAGTTTGGTTATTTCTCATAACAgatggcaaaaaaaaaataaatgcatgATAGCTTTAGTTCCAGAGAATCAATTCGACTAGTAGTAACAATTAATGAAAGCTTTGGCAGAAAGataacaacccaaattttcaTCCTCATGCAACAACTTTGTAAAATTGGTGATCTTAAATGAATAGAAATGTGTCCTGTCCTTAATGTACTAATTTCTTacattaaacattaaaaaaaatggtgaacAACTACTTTAAAAGGACACATATCGCACCAATAGAAAAGTATAAACATCAAAAGTCAAACACCCAATTGTTAAAAAGCACATAAACGAAAGAGAATAGCCAATTAGCTATTTCAAGAAGATCCTCTGTAacaaaaacctttgagaaataggAAGGGAACCATTATATGAGGTAGAAAGGGTGATAAAAACCACGCCAGCGATAATTATCTGAGAGCCCAATCGTCTCATAGACTCTTGCAATCCAAAATCCTAGGTCATAACCGCAAGAAAACTTCAGAAATGTatgaatcaacaacaaacttcaattaaaaaaagataCCCAAAAATACAAGACCTTGAGAGTGGCAAAGAACAAGCTGAATGACAACACAGCAGATACTAGGCAATATGAGCATGTAACTCCAGAAAATTTTGTGTTCAGAATGTACAGAAAGTATGCACTGGCAGCTGCCATAGAGGTAGTAGTGCCAAGCAACACTAAACGACCATCAGATTCATCAATCCCAAATGGCAATTTCTTTGCTGCCAACTGCAAACTAATTGCTCCAACTAATCCATACGCCACCATTCCAATCACGGGCAGTGGTACACCTTGAAATTATAAACGCATGTCATTGACTCATTGTAATCTAGTATTAACATGAAAATTGGGGAAAAATTTGATATTGTAAATTTGCCGAAAATTATTGTCAAATCATGAATAGCAAATGAAAAAGATACCAAAAACAGCAGCATAATCGCTGTTAAGAACGTTGTCGCAGCTTCCTCCACCAATTGGACAAAAGGCAGTTGAACCAGTGAGCTTGAGGTAACTCAAATACGCAGTTTCGACGAGTCCAATCCCGCCCAAGGCAGCACACAAATTATACGTCGAATTACTCGAAATTGATGGAGAGGAAGACCACGAcaacgatgatgatgatgaagctGCGGACGTTGATTCAGCTTGCGGCTCAGTGTCCTGATTAGCTCCATCGGACAAGCAAAAGACAGGAACCAGAGGGCGTCTCCGAACCGAATCTTTTCGGTGGTTGAAAGAATCATATCTGTGATGGAATAAAGAAAGAAGCTGGCGAGTAGAAGGTTTCTGAAACGATAATGGAAGAGAGAATAGAGTGGCGGAGCACGCCATTTCCTCTTCCCGATTGTAAGCAACCGGGAAATGAAAGGGAGTGCCGGAGACGAGCTTTCAGGCTGCTACGGAGAGGAGACGACGAAAGTGCAGAAATGGAAGCCCATTGGGCCTCAAAGCCCAATAATTATTGGGCTATCACGTATCATGGCCCGTATTGTATGGGCTCTTTCTCGATGAAGTGTAAGGCAAGAGAACGCAAAATCTGTCGACTCAACATAAAGGTCTCACACATTATATATGCAAACATGAATTATAGTGCAAATACACTATATTTGGACTAAacctttataattttttaaatcaaattgaaaccataatatataaaaactatatagtAGGGAACATAATTACTCGTATTTGTATTTTTGTCTATTGAATTACAACCTTATTACGataaaataacaaattgaaattatttaaaatctcTAAAATTGTATTtggataaaaatatga
The nucleotide sequence above comes from Benincasa hispida cultivar B227 chromosome 3, ASM972705v1, whole genome shotgun sequence. Encoded proteins:
- the LOC120072515 gene encoding thiol-disulfide oxidoreductase LTO1, yielding MACSATLFSLPLSFQKPSTRQLLSLFHHRYDSFNHRKDSVRRRPLVPVFCLSDGANQDTEPQAESTSAASSSSSLSWSSSPSISSNSTYNLCAALGGIGLVETAYLSYLKLTGSTAFCPIGGGSCDNVLNSDYAAVFGVPLPVIGMVAYGLVGAISLQLAAKKLPFGIDESDGRLVLLGTTTSMAAASAYFLYILNTKFSGVTCSYCLVSAVLSFSLFFATLKDFGLQESMRRLGSQIIIAGVVFITLSTSYNGSLPISQSAAELDLPYFETELTKPSSPLAISLARHLQSIGAKMYGAFWCSHCVEQKEMFGREAAKLLDYVECFPNGYHKGTMIEKACSEVGIEGFPTWVINGQVLSGEKELSELAEISGFEVDGIS